A genomic window from Osmerus eperlanus chromosome 5, fOsmEpe2.1, whole genome shotgun sequence includes:
- the LOC134021063 gene encoding G1/S-specific cyclin-D1 isoform X1, whose protein sequence is MEHQLICCEVETIRRAYQDSNLLNDRVLQKMLKAEDNYLPATNYFKCVQKEIAPYMRRIVSTWMLEVCEEQKCEEEVFPLAMNYLDRFLSVEPTQKTRLQLLGATCMFLASKMKETIPLTAEKLCIYTDNSVRPSELLKMELLVLNKLKWDLASVTPHDFIEHFLSKLPIQPASRQTLLKHAQTFVALCATDVKFIANPPSMIAAGSVAAAIQGLHLKSMDDAMSSQKLTDLLAQVIRSDPDCLRACQEQIESLLETSLRQAQQQAVSTETKSMEEDVDLSCTPTDVRDINI, encoded by the exons ATGGAACACCAGCTTATTTGCTGCGAGGTGGAGACCATCCGGAGAGCCTACCAAGATTCTAACTTGTTGAATGACAGAGTTTTACAGAAAATGCTGAAAGCGGAAGACAATTATCTCCCCGCAACGAACTACTTCAAATGTGTTCAGAAAGAAATCGCTCCTTACATGAGGCGAATTGTCTCAACGTGGATGCTGGAG GTTTGCGAGGAGCAAAAATGCGAAGAGGAAGTTTTTCCGCTAGCTATGAATTATTTGGACAGGTTTTTATCTGTTGAACCCACACAGAAGACCAGGCTACAGTTATTAGGAGCTACCTGCATGTTTTTGGCGTCTAAAATGAAGGAGACCATCCCTCTGACTGCAGAGAAGCTTTGTATATACACCGACAACTCCGTCCGACCCAGCGAACTATTG AAAATGGAACTGCTTGTGTTGAACAAACTGAAATGGGATCTAGCGTCAGTGACTCCTCATGATTTCATTGAGCATTTCCTGTCTAAGTTGCCTATCCAGCCGGCCTCCAGACAGACCCTGCTGAAACATGCCCAGACCTTTGTGGCTCTTTGTGCAACAG ATGTAAAATTTATCGCCAACCCTCCATCCATGATTGCTGCAGGAAGTGTGGCTGCAGCCATACAGGGGCTCCATCTCAAAAGCATGGATGATGCCATGTCATCACAGAAACTTACCGACTTGCTGGCCCAAGTCATCCGCAGTGACCCG gactgtcTCAGGGCCTGCCAGGAGCAGATAGAGTCCCTCCTAGAGACCAGCCTCCGCCAGGCTCAACAGCAAGCTGTCTCCACGGAAACCAAGAGCATGGAGGAGGACGTGGACCTCTCCTGCACACCAACCGATGTGAGGGACATCAACATCTGA
- the LOC134021063 gene encoding G1/S-specific cyclin-D1 isoform X2 has protein sequence MNYLDRFLSVEPTQKTRLQLLGATCMFLASKMKETIPLTAEKLCIYTDNSVRPSELLKMELLVLNKLKWDLASVTPHDFIEHFLSKLPIQPASRQTLLKHAQTFVALCATDVKFIANPPSMIAAGSVAAAIQGLHLKSMDDAMSSQKLTDLLAQVIRSDPDCLRACQEQIESLLETSLRQAQQQAVSTETKSMEEDVDLSCTPTDVRDINI, from the exons ATGAATTATTTGGACAGGTTTTTATCTGTTGAACCCACACAGAAGACCAGGCTACAGTTATTAGGAGCTACCTGCATGTTTTTGGCGTCTAAAATGAAGGAGACCATCCCTCTGACTGCAGAGAAGCTTTGTATATACACCGACAACTCCGTCCGACCCAGCGAACTATTG AAAATGGAACTGCTTGTGTTGAACAAACTGAAATGGGATCTAGCGTCAGTGACTCCTCATGATTTCATTGAGCATTTCCTGTCTAAGTTGCCTATCCAGCCGGCCTCCAGACAGACCCTGCTGAAACATGCCCAGACCTTTGTGGCTCTTTGTGCAACAG ATGTAAAATTTATCGCCAACCCTCCATCCATGATTGCTGCAGGAAGTGTGGCTGCAGCCATACAGGGGCTCCATCTCAAAAGCATGGATGATGCCATGTCATCACAGAAACTTACCGACTTGCTGGCCCAAGTCATCCGCAGTGACCCG gactgtcTCAGGGCCTGCCAGGAGCAGATAGAGTCCCTCCTAGAGACCAGCCTCCGCCAGGCTCAACAGCAAGCTGTCTCCACGGAAACCAAGAGCATGGAGGAGGACGTGGACCTCTCCTGCACACCAACCGATGTGAGGGACATCAACATCTGA